A window of Kribbella sp. NBC_00382 genomic DNA:
CCGTACTCCGGCCGCCCACTCGTCATGCCCGGACAACTCCGCCGGGTAGCGGGCGGCGGCGTCCAGATTGATGTCGATGCCCCAGCCCGGGGTCTCGTTCGGCCGCAGCCAGCCGTCCTGGATCCGCAGCGTGCCCGGGAAGACCTCGTGGGTAGCGTCGTTGTAGATGTGCCCCTCTTGGATGCCGAAGGCAACGGAACTGACGTCGAGCGCGACGTTGGCCGCCGCACCGATCGGCGAGGTGTCCCCCGGTCCGTGCCACGCCGTCTTGACCCCGCACAGCTCAGCGAGGTCGGCGACCTTCCGAGCCGCCGTGAGCCCACCGATGTCGGAGATGTGCGAGCGGATGAAGTCGACCCCACCATCGCGAACGAGCCGGACCGCGTCGCCCATCGACGTCGTCAGCTCACCAACAGCCAGCGGCACCGGCGACGCGGCCCGCACCTCAGGGAGCCGATCCCAATGCTCGGGCGGCAGGACGTCTTCGAGGAAGAACAGCCGGTACGGTTCGAGCGACCGGGCCAGCAACACGGCCTCCTTGGGAGTCAGCCGCGAGTGCACGTCATGTAGCAACTCGATGTTGTCCGGCAACGACTGTCGAGCCGCGGCGAACAGGTCGGGCGTAGTACGGAGGTAGTCGCGGGCGCTCCAGCCGTTCCGGTACGGCGCGTCGGGGTAGAGCGTCGCGAGTCGCGGAGCACCGTACCCGCCGCCGCCCGGTGTCGACACCTGCAGACGGATGTGCCGCCAGCCCTGCGCGACGAACTCCTTCGCCTGCTCCAGCGTCTGGTCGATGGTGATGCCACCGGCGTGGATGTAGGTGTCAGCGGCGGCCCGGACCTTGCCGCCGAGTAGTTCGTAGACCGGCATGCCGGCTCGCTTGCCCGCGATGTCCCAGAGGGCTTGGTCGATGCCAGAGATGGCGTTGTTGGTGACCGGTCCGCCACGCCAGTAGCCGGAGAATCCGGCCAGTCGAACCAGGTCGCCGATGTCACCCGGGTACCGGCCGATGAGCAGGCGTGCGAGGTGTTCGTCGACGAAGGTCTTCACCGCCTTCCAGCGTTGCGTGAAGGTCGCGCAGCCGAGTCCGTACAGGCCCGGCTCGGTGGTGTCGATCTTCACCACCACCAGCGGGATGCCCTGCGGTGCGGTCACGACCGCTTGCACCGCGCGGATCCGGATGTCATCGCGAACCGGCCAGGGCTGGGCGAAGGTGGCGGGGGTCTCGTGCGCCATTCAGGTCTCCAGAGGGTTCGTCGGCAGGTCGAGCTCGTGACGGGCCTGGAAGCCGAGCACGGTCCGGACGGCGGTGAGGTCGATCGGCACCTCCCGCCCGACGAAACGCCGCAGCCTTGGCACTGTGGGCGCGAAGGCGTCGAGCAGGGCTTCGGTCTCGAACGGCGCGTTGGTGGTCCCCGCCGCGGCGAAGAAGATGTGAGCGCCGGACAACGTTGCCGTCAGCCCCAACTCGATCGCGTACGCCGCGTCGCGGGTATCGAGGTACGACCACCCCTCGCGTACGCCGGGCGCCGGGTCCTTCGCGAACCCGTCGGCCTGGCGCTGCAGCAC
This region includes:
- a CDS encoding enolase C-terminal domain-like protein → MAHETPATFAQPWPVRDDIRIRAVQAVVTAPQGIPLVVVKIDTTEPGLYGLGCATFTQRWKAVKTFVDEHLARLLIGRYPGDIGDLVRLAGFSGYWRGGPVTNNAISGIDQALWDIAGKRAGMPVYELLGGKVRAAADTYIHAGGITIDQTLEQAKEFVAQGWRHIRLQVSTPGGGGYGAPRLATLYPDAPYRNGWSARDYLRTTPDLFAAARQSLPDNIELLHDVHSRLTPKEAVLLARSLEPYRLFFLEDVLPPEHWDRLPEVRAASPVPLAVGELTTSMGDAVRLVRDGGVDFIRSHISDIGGLTAARKVADLAELCGVKTAWHGPGDTSPIGAAANVALDVSSVAFGIQEGHIYNDATHEVFPGTLRIQDGWLRPNETPGWGIDINLDAAARYPAELSGHDEWAAGVRRIDGALEAP